Proteins from a single region of Pseudopedobacter saltans DSM 12145:
- the recA gene encoding recombinase RecA, translating to MSNPSEKLKALQLTLDKLEKSYGKGTVMKLGDAPVEAMEAISTGSLGLDIALGIGGLPKGRIIEIYGPESSGKTTLATHVIAEAQKAGGIAAIIDAEHAFDQFYAQKLGVDIENLLISQPDNGEQALEIADNLIRSGAIDVIVIDSVAALVPKGEIEGEMGDSKMGLQARLMSQALRKLTGTISKTKCCCIFINQLRDKIGVMFGNPETTTGGNALKFYSSVRLDIRRISQIKDSDEVAGNRVKVKIVKNKVAPPFRIAEFDIMFGEGISKAGEIIDLGVEYGIIKKAGSWFSYGDSKLGQGRDAVKQLIMDNPELAEELEAKIKAEVTGVPVPEGFGDED from the coding sequence ATGAGTAACCCTAGCGAAAAGTTAAAAGCATTACAACTTACTTTAGATAAACTAGAAAAATCTTACGGAAAAGGTACTGTAATGAAATTAGGAGATGCACCTGTTGAAGCTATGGAGGCTATTTCCACTGGTTCTCTTGGTTTAGATATTGCCTTAGGCATTGGTGGTTTACCTAAAGGAAGAATTATAGAGATCTACGGTCCTGAATCTTCTGGTAAAACTACTTTAGCTACCCATGTTATTGCAGAGGCACAAAAAGCAGGAGGTATTGCTGCCATTATAGATGCTGAACATGCTTTTGATCAATTCTATGCCCAAAAATTAGGTGTAGATATTGAAAACTTATTAATCTCACAACCTGATAACGGTGAACAAGCGCTGGAGATTGCTGATAACTTAATCCGGTCAGGAGCAATTGATGTTATTGTTATTGACTCAGTTGCCGCTTTGGTTCCAAAAGGTGAGATTGAAGGCGAAATGGGTGATTCTAAAATGGGGTTACAGGCCCGTTTAATGTCACAAGCTTTACGTAAATTAACGGGTACCATTAGCAAAACAAAATGTTGTTGTATTTTCATCAACCAATTAAGGGATAAAATTGGTGTGATGTTCGGGAATCCAGAAACAACTACTGGTGGTAACGCATTGAAATTTTATTCTTCTGTTCGTTTAGATATCCGTCGTATCTCTCAAATTAAAGATAGTGACGAGGTTGCAGGTAACAGAGTAAAAGTTAAAATTGTAAAAAACAAAGTTGCTCCTCCCTTCAGAATTGCTGAGTTTGACATTATGTTTGGCGAAGGTATTTCTAAAGCTGGTGAAATTATAGATTTAGGTGTTGAATACGGTATCATTAAAAAAGCAGGTTCATGGTTTAGTTACGGTGATTCTAAACTAGGTCAGGGCCGCGATGCTGTAAAACAACTCATTATGGATAACCCGGAATTAGCTGAAGAACTGGAAGCAAAAATTAAAGCTGAAGTTACAGGCGTTCCAGTTCCTGAAGGATTTGGAGACGAGGATTAA
- a CDS encoding AsmA-like C-terminal region-containing protein, which translates to MSKKIIITISLIFVVILLAVASIPLFFKDTIVSKVKNTINENLNAKVNFKDIDLTIISSFPQLGLKLNDFEIVGVDSFSTDTLAKIKNLQLNLNLMSVIKGDKYQINEVKLDEPKIYARVLKSGKANWDIVKSDSTKTSPQDTTASSFKAALKKYEIKNGNIIYDDASLNFYMALNNINHSGKGDFTQDLFVLDTESNIEKLTVKYGGIPYLNGVHLEAGLPLDIDLAKMKFTLKENTIKLNELVLSLVGSLAMPNDTDMVIDVKFDAEKSDLKNFLSLIPTMYASNFKDLQASGKFGLKGFAKGIYNEKSLPAFDINLNIENGKVKYTSLPSSINDIQIKAKISNPDGVTDHTIIDVPAFHMAFDKAPLDGKLLVKTPISDPYLDLALKGALDLKQLTTIFPLKDMALSGLLNADITASRNKSTIDKGNYEAFKASGNITATNVNYSGAAVAKPVSIPVAKLSLNPKNITVSNVVAKIGKSDFQANGAVNNYLSYVFGKDKPLQGNFNLVSSLIDVNELMGPATTEQKSADTSKLSVIEIPKNIDFNMTVKTERLLYDNYDIQNAQGALFVKNQTVFFKDLGMQMLDGKVKMNGSYASTDIKKPKVDIDFGIENMNIQKAFNMFNTIKLLAPIAKYTSGTFTTNLKFNSDLGQDMMPIYSSIDASGMTNIIEAVINGFEPLNKLSSSLNIGELKKLELKNVLAKFQIEDGRLLVSPFNIKKNDILLNIQGSNGLDQSMDYKVAINIPRAKLGNQANSTANALLASLNSKAGTNVNLGETIKFNALIGGTVTKPTVKLDLSGNDIKSEANSIVNQVIADKKAELESKAREEVTKITDKAKAEAQQKIDTVKKQTEERIKNEVKNQLNNLFKKKEKTQTTTEQPAQ; encoded by the coding sequence ATGTCTAAAAAAATCATTATCACCATCTCTCTAATCTTTGTAGTCATTTTACTTGCTGTAGCTAGTATTCCGCTTTTCTTCAAAGACACCATAGTTTCTAAAGTAAAAAACACCATCAATGAAAATCTGAACGCCAAAGTCAACTTTAAGGATATTGATCTAACCATAATCAGTTCTTTTCCTCAATTAGGGTTAAAATTAAATGACTTCGAAATTGTTGGTGTAGACAGTTTTTCTACAGATACACTGGCAAAAATCAAAAATCTACAGCTCAATTTAAATTTAATGAGCGTGATAAAAGGAGATAAATATCAGATAAATGAAGTTAAATTGGACGAACCTAAGATTTACGCCAGAGTACTGAAAAGCGGTAAAGCTAACTGGGATATTGTAAAATCCGACTCTACAAAAACAAGTCCACAAGATACTACCGCATCATCTTTTAAAGCTGCTTTGAAAAAATATGAAATAAAGAATGGAAATATTATTTATGATGATGCTTCACTGAATTTCTATATGGCTTTAAATAACATAAATCATAGTGGAAAGGGAGATTTTACTCAGGATCTTTTTGTTTTAGACACGGAATCCAATATCGAAAAATTAACTGTAAAATATGGTGGAATTCCATATTTAAATGGTGTACATTTAGAAGCAGGACTTCCCCTAGATATCGATTTAGCTAAGATGAAGTTTACACTTAAGGAAAACACCATCAAACTAAATGAACTGGTGTTGTCTTTAGTAGGGAGTTTAGCCATGCCTAACGATACTGACATGGTCATTGACGTAAAGTTTGATGCAGAAAAATCTGATCTAAAGAACTTTCTATCATTAATCCCAACTATGTATGCATCCAATTTTAAGGATTTACAAGCATCTGGAAAATTCGGACTAAAGGGTTTTGCAAAAGGTATTTATAATGAAAAATCGTTACCGGCATTCGATATCAATCTAAATATAGAAAATGGGAAAGTAAAATACACTTCTTTACCATCCTCAATAAATGATATACAGATTAAAGCTAAAATATCAAATCCCGATGGAGTAACAGACCATACCATTATTGATGTTCCTGCTTTTCATATGGCATTTGATAAAGCTCCTTTGGATGGGAAATTACTGGTAAAAACCCCTATTAGTGACCCTTATTTGGATTTAGCATTAAAAGGAGCTTTGGATTTAAAACAGTTAACCACTATATTCCCACTAAAGGATATGGCTTTAAGTGGGCTTTTAAACGCTGATATAACTGCCTCTAGAAATAAGTCAACAATAGACAAAGGAAATTATGAAGCTTTTAAAGCAAGTGGAAATATAACAGCTACAAACGTTAATTATTCGGGAGCAGCGGTTGCTAAACCTGTAAGTATTCCTGTAGCTAAATTGAGCCTTAATCCAAAAAATATAACGGTAAGCAATGTTGTTGCTAAAATTGGTAAAAGTGACTTTCAGGCAAATGGAGCAGTAAATAATTATCTGTCATATGTTTTCGGAAAGGACAAACCTCTACAGGGAAATTTCAATTTGGTATCATCATTAATTGATGTTAATGAATTGATGGGGCCAGCCACTACAGAACAAAAAAGTGCAGATACAAGCAAGTTAAGCGTAATTGAAATTCCAAAGAACATCGATTTTAACATGACAGTTAAGACCGAGAGGCTCCTATATGATAACTACGACATCCAAAACGCTCAAGGTGCACTTTTTGTAAAGAATCAGACAGTTTTCTTTAAGGATCTAGGGATGCAGATGCTTGACGGTAAAGTAAAAATGAATGGTTCCTATGCAAGTACTGATATCAAAAAACCAAAAGTAGATATTGATTTTGGTATAGAGAATATGAATATTCAAAAGGCTTTTAATATGTTTAATACCATTAAACTTTTGGCTCCTATTGCTAAATATACTAGTGGAACCTTCACAACTAATTTAAAATTCAATTCCGATTTAGGGCAAGATATGATGCCTATTTATTCATCTATAGATGCTTCTGGTATGACAAATATTATCGAAGCTGTGATTAATGGCTTTGAACCACTAAATAAACTGTCTTCCAGCCTGAATATTGGTGAACTGAAAAAACTGGAATTAAAGAATGTATTGGCCAAATTCCAGATCGAGGATGGAAGACTATTGGTCTCGCCTTTCAACATCAAGAAAAATGATATATTGTTAAATATACAGGGTTCTAATGGATTAGATCAATCCATGGATTATAAAGTAGCTATAAATATTCCCCGAGCCAAATTGGGAAACCAAGCCAATTCAACAGCCAATGCCCTACTTGCTTCACTTAATAGCAAGGCCGGCACTAATGTAAATCTTGGCGAAACAATAAAATTTAATGCCCTTATTGGTGGAACGGTTACGAAACCAACTGTTAAGCTGGATTTATCTGGAAATGACATCAAATCAGAAGCTAACAGTATTGTAAATCAGGTCATTGCGGATAAAAAAGCCGAGTTGGAATCAAAAGCAAGAGAAGAGGTTACTAAAATTACGGATAAAGCGAAAGCGGAAGCCCAACAAAAAATAGACACAGTAAAAAAACAAACTGAGGAAAGGATCAAAAATGAAGTAAAAAATCAGCTAAACAATCTTTTCAAAAAGAAGGAAAAAACACAAACCACTACCGAACAACCCGCTCAATAG